From Zingiber officinale cultivar Zhangliang chromosome 5B, Zo_v1.1, whole genome shotgun sequence, the proteins below share one genomic window:
- the LOC121987960 gene encoding probable LRR receptor-like serine/threonine-protein kinase At1g05700 encodes MPIQLEKQLATEESSGSSYYWFWLLLQILLINVLGFHCQPPPDASSFISIDCGIGNGTSYINSTTGLTYVSDDAYIDSGKDYTIDLTYLSSFQQELTTLRSFPDSTRSCYTLRPVVQYYKYLVRAYFLYGNYDGLHKANTIKPLEFDVYIDVNMLMTMSIQNESVTYRAEVVIVAVANNSVSICLVNTGNGVPFISSLELRRIDSALYKLVNNSFYLQVYTRRNLGATQTIRSVMCVYIYITY; translated from the exons ATGCCAATTCAGTTGGAGAAGCAGCTGGCAACGGAGGAGAGTTCAGGCTCAAGCTACTACTGGTTTTGGCTTCTCCTGCAAATTCTACTGATTAATGTTCTTGGGTTTCATTGCCAGCCCCCTCCAG ATGCTTCGTCTTTCATAAGCATCGATTGCGGGATCGGCAATGGCACCAGCTATATCAATAGCACCACCGGCTTAACCTATGTTTCCGACGACGCTTACATAGACTCAGGCAAAGACTACACCATTGACTTGACCTACTTATCCTCCTTCCAGCAGGAACTAACCACCTTGCGCAGCTTCCCCGACAGCACGCGGAGCTGCTACACGTTGCGACCGGTGGTGCAATACTACAAGTACTTGGTGCGTGCCTATTTCTTATACGGCAATTACGACGGACTCCACAAAGCTAACACTATCAAGCCTTTGGAGTTCGATGTCTACATCGATGTTAACATGTTGATGACAATGAGCATACAAAACGAGTCTGTTACATATAGAGCAGAGGTTGTGATCGTTGCGGTGGCCAACAATTCTGTATCGATTTGCCTAGTGAATACCGGCAATGGAGTACCCTTCATATCGTCTTTGGAGCTGAGACGCATAGATTCCGCTTTGTACAAGCTAGTCAATAACAGCTTCTATCTTCAAGTCTACACCAGGCGAAACCTGGGTGCAACACAAACCATAAGGTCAGtgatgtgtgtatatatatatattacttattAA